One window of Buchnera aphidicola genomic DNA carries:
- the dnaE gene encoding DNA polymerase III subunit alpha: MHLKHFVHLRVHSDYSMIDGLAKPEKLVRYAKSMNMTALGITDFSNLHGVIKFYSEACKSGIKPIIGTDIIVASNIISHGRYPLTLLASNNIGYNNIMGLLSQSYRLGYSDRIGLVININHLLMFKQGLLVLSGGMRGDIGYCILNKDIKLLNRCILFYKKYFPNKYYLEISRLGHPTEKQYIQYIRYLSYTHDIPILATNEVVFLKKNDYQVHKIKVAVYKKKTITDPKFIYRYTKNQFLKSARDMIEIFSDFPEAIINSIELSKRCNVVIPTGSYFLPVFPTGSIDPYCFLVQKSIEGLKVRLKNLFPNKSHRSKKTKTYLDRLEYELLIIKKMGFVSYFLIVMEFIQWAKNNNIPVGPGRGSGAGSLVSFSLNITEIDPLQFDLLFERFLNPDRISLPDFDIDFCMEKRDLVIDHVSKKYGRDFVSQIITFGTMAAKAVIRDVGRVLGYPYGLINKLSKLVPLDPRMNLKKAFSIQKELVDLYNYNHDIKKLIDIARKLEGVTRNIGKHAGGVVISPTKISDFVPILCDSAGMNQVTQFDKNDIEFVGLVKFDFLGLKTLTMIHAIIRYINKRNQYYGKKEFFLHNIRLNDRKSFLLLNVSATTSVFQLESIGMRNLIKRLQPDSFEDIVALVALYRPGPLQSGMVDNFINRKHGKEKISYPDPRWQHKLLKPILKSTYGIILYQEQVMQIAQILSGFTPSEADILRRAMAKKDPKEMNNQRKLFQLGAGKKLICSNLSKKIFDLLEKFSAYGFNKSHSVTYALLAYQTLWLKANYSAEFMASAMTLDMTNTNKIVNLVYDARRMKLTIIPPNINISDYSFSINKRGEIIYGLGAIKGLGKSSIDIIIKERKNYKQPFISFLDLFVRLCLRKITRHIFEILIMSGACDCFQVCRVQLFNNITYIMQVAKQKIMSVQSQQNDLFKFNDSSLPKLLKSRDRHQKSMYDISFYQITEKKLQWEKETLGLWLTNHPSKNFLKEMQFYTKRIKLYDCLLRNETSKIILSGVIFSIKTAFTKSKRKFFIITLDDSYSRLDVFFFNYNNIPMEQFYDQKHVIVVIQGKLSFDSFTHRSRVLVNQINSIEQFRLSQLSCIKIYFKDNILRDNNIFNLLYNYLINKTCKGNILLDFILPSTISRQHKLFEAVYMIFPDNNLLNYLKTLEENIVIKLSYSTHE, translated from the coding sequence ATGCATTTAAAACATTTTGTTCATTTGCGCGTACATAGTGATTATTCTATGATAGACGGGCTTGCAAAACCTGAAAAATTAGTAAGATATGCAAAAAGTATGAATATGACAGCTCTGGGGATAACTGATTTTAGTAATTTGCACGGAGTTATTAAGTTTTATTCCGAAGCCTGTAAGTCTGGTATTAAGCCTATTATCGGTACAGATATTATAGTTGCATCTAATATTATTTCTCACGGAAGATACCCTTTAACTTTATTGGCTTCTAATAATATTGGTTATAATAATATAATGGGACTATTGTCTCAATCTTATCGACTAGGATATAGTGATCGTATTGGATTAGTAATAAATATAAATCATTTATTAATGTTTAAACAGGGTTTATTAGTGTTGTCTGGAGGAATGAGAGGCGATATTGGTTATTGTATATTGAATAAAGATATAAAGTTATTAAACCGTTGTATTTTATTTTATAAAAAATATTTTCCTAATAAATATTATCTAGAAATTTCTCGATTAGGGCATCCGACGGAAAAGCAATATATTCAGTATATTCGATATCTTTCCTATACTCACGATATACCTATTTTAGCAACTAACGAGGTAGTTTTTTTAAAAAAAAACGATTACCAGGTTCATAAAATAAAAGTAGCAGTTTATAAAAAAAAAACTATTACTGATCCGAAATTTATATATCGATACACTAAAAATCAATTTTTAAAAAGTGCACGAGATATGATCGAAATCTTTTCTGATTTCCCTGAAGCAATTATAAATAGCATTGAGTTATCAAAACGCTGTAATGTAGTGATTCCTACGGGGTCTTATTTTTTACCCGTTTTTCCTACAGGATCAATAGATCCTTATTGTTTCTTAGTCCAAAAGTCTATAGAGGGGCTGAAGGTTCGATTAAAAAACTTATTCCCTAACAAGAGTCACCGAAGCAAAAAAACCAAAACATATTTGGACAGATTAGAATATGAATTGTTAATTATTAAGAAGATGGGCTTTGTGAGTTATTTTCTGATAGTTATGGAGTTTATTCAATGGGCTAAGAATAATAATATACCTGTAGGTCCTGGAAGGGGATCGGGAGCAGGATCTTTAGTATCTTTTTCTCTTAATATCACGGAAATTGATCCCTTGCAGTTTGATTTGCTATTTGAAAGATTTTTAAATCCTGATCGCATATCTTTGCCAGATTTTGATATTGATTTTTGTATGGAAAAAAGAGATTTAGTAATTGATCACGTATCTAAAAAATATGGTCGTGATTTTGTTTCTCAAATTATTACTTTTGGAACGATGGCTGCCAAAGCTGTAATTAGAGATGTAGGTAGAGTTCTTGGTTATCCTTACGGCTTAATAAATAAACTTTCTAAGTTAGTCCCCTTAGATCCTCGAATGAATTTAAAAAAAGCTTTCTCTATACAAAAAGAATTAGTAGATTTGTATAATTATAATCATGATATAAAAAAATTAATTGATATAGCAAGAAAATTAGAAGGAGTTACCCGTAATATTGGAAAACATGCTGGCGGAGTAGTGATTTCTCCTACTAAAATTTCTGATTTTGTACCTATATTATGCGATTCTGCTGGTATGAATCAAGTGACTCAATTTGATAAAAATGATATTGAATTTGTTGGTCTTGTAAAATTTGACTTTTTAGGTTTAAAGACTTTAACTATGATTCATGCAATTATTAGGTATATTAATAAACGCAATCAATATTATGGAAAAAAAGAATTTTTTCTCCATAATATTCGTTTAAATGATAGAAAAAGTTTTCTATTATTAAATGTATCGGCGACAACTTCTGTATTTCAGTTGGAGTCAATTGGAATGAGAAATTTAATTAAACGTTTGCAACCAGATTCCTTTGAAGATATTGTAGCATTAGTAGCGTTATATCGGCCAGGGCCGTTACAGTCAGGAATGGTGGATAATTTTATTAACCGTAAGCATGGTAAGGAAAAAATTTCTTATCCAGATCCTAGGTGGCAACATAAATTGTTAAAACCTATTTTAAAATCCACATACGGGATAATCTTATATCAAGAACAAGTTATGCAAATTGCTCAGATTTTATCTGGTTTTACTCCGAGTGAAGCAGATATCTTAAGAAGAGCAATGGCTAAAAAAGACCCGAAAGAGATGAACAATCAAAGAAAATTATTTCAATTAGGAGCTGGTAAAAAATTGATTTGCTCAAATTTATCAAAAAAAATTTTTGATTTGTTGGAGAAGTTTTCTGCTTATGGTTTTAACAAGTCCCATTCCGTTACTTATGCGCTATTGGCGTATCAGACGTTATGGTTAAAAGCTAATTATTCTGCTGAATTTATGGCATCTGCTATGACTTTAGATATGACAAATACAAATAAAATAGTAAATTTAGTTTATGACGCTCGTCGGATGAAGTTAACAATAATTCCTCCCAATATTAATATAAGCGATTATTCATTTTCTATAAATAAGCGAGGAGAAATAATTTATGGATTGGGAGCCATAAAGGGGTTAGGTAAATCATCTATCGACATTATTATTAAAGAAAGAAAAAATTATAAGCAACCCTTTATTAGTTTTTTAGACCTCTTCGTTCGGTTGTGTTTAAGAAAAATAACGCGCCATATTTTTGAAATTTTAATAATGTCGGGAGCTTGCGATTGTTTTCAAGTCTGTCGAGTTCAATTGTTTAATAATATTACATACATAATGCAAGTGGCAAAACAAAAAATTATGTCTGTACAATCTCAACAGAATGATTTATTTAAATTTAACGACTCTTCATTGCCCAAGCTTTTAAAAAGTAGAGATAGGCATCAGAAATCAATGTATGATATTAGTTTTTATCAGATAACTGAAAAAAAATTACAATGGGAAAAAGAAACGTTGGGATTATGGTTAACTAATCACCCTAGTAAGAACTTTTTAAAAGAAATGCAATTTTATACTAAAAGAATTAAATTATACGATTGTTTATTACGAAATGAAACGAGTAAAATAATACTATCTGGGGTTATTTTTTCGATTAAAACTGCTTTTACAAAAAGTAAAAGAAAATTTTTTATTATTACGTTAGACGATTCATATAGTCGATTAGATGTGTTTTTTTTTAATTATAATAATATTCCTATGGAGCAATTTTATGATCAAAAACATGTTATTGTTGTCATTCAAGGGAAATTATCATTTGATTCTTTTACTCATCGTTCAAGAGTACTGGTCAACCAAATAAATAGCATAGAACAATTCCGATTAAGCCAACTTTCTTGTATAAAAATTTATTTTAAAGATAATATTTTAAGAGATAATAATATATTTAATTTGTTATATAACTATTTAATCAATAAAACTTGTAAAGGGAATATTTTATTAGATTTTATTTTACCTTCAACTATATCCAGACAACATAAATTATTTGAAGCCGTGTATATGATATTTCCAGATAATAATCTGTTAAACTATTTAAAAACTTTAGAAGAAAATATAGTAATTAAGTTAAGCTATTCTACACATGAATAA
- the proS gene encoding proline--tRNA ligase yields MYTTKYLLSTIKEKPAHTESISHQLMLRSGMIRKLSSGIYTWLPTGYRIIKKVIKIISNIMNQHGYLEICMPVIQPKSLWDHSGRAKLYGEELMNITNRRKKKYILSPTNEEVVTYIFSQEINSHKQLPIVFYQIQKKFRDEIRPRFGVIRSIEFFMKDAYSFHINKKSLQQTYETIKELYIKIFNYFKLHFKIVKSNSKMMGGSLSHEFHAITNIGEDEIIFSETSNYAVPSSKFNQQENKIKTYLLKTKSDQSKYTTAILLIRENDPINVQDLENIPVLSSPIRFITSKSKKLSYQWTNFKDFCINKRMFVIAESKIINLPYFVFHTHRFNKKLTPIVWNKKIIFNKIITMNNIDNVFYYKTKSAILKKKNSVEIGHIFQIGKKYSKDRNFLIQDKYNKNKLLYMGCYGIGINRILSSVIEQNHDNHGIIWPLCIAPFQVFIIPINMHKCKKIKEVAKSIYKKLIHEKIDVLFDNRKESIGKIFADMNLIGIPYGIIISQNTIKSKEIEFYCRKKNQKTRILISMIIGLIKTIIKTKNL; encoded by the coding sequence ATGTATACTACAAAATATTTGCTTTCTACTATCAAAGAAAAACCAGCACATACAGAATCTATCAGCCATCAATTAATGCTGAGATCAGGAATGATCCGAAAACTATCTTCTGGGATATACACGTGGCTACCGACTGGGTATAGAATAATCAAGAAAGTTATAAAAATTATTTCTAACATCATGAACCAACACGGTTATCTAGAAATTTGCATGCCGGTTATACAGCCAAAAAGTTTGTGGGATCATAGCGGACGAGCGAAGCTATACGGCGAAGAACTAATGAATATTACTAATCGACGAAAAAAAAAGTATATATTAAGCCCCACTAATGAAGAAGTCGTAACTTATATTTTCAGCCAAGAAATTAATTCTCACAAACAGCTACCCATTGTCTTCTATCAAATACAAAAAAAATTTAGAGATGAAATTAGACCAAGATTCGGTGTTATCCGCTCTATAGAATTCTTCATGAAGGACGCATATTCTTTTCATATTAATAAAAAATCACTCCAACAAACATATGAAACAATTAAAGAGCTCTATATAAAAATATTTAATTATTTTAAATTGCACTTTAAAATCGTCAAATCAAATTCTAAAATGATGGGAGGATCGCTATCACATGAATTTCATGCCATTACTAACATTGGAGAAGATGAAATTATATTTTCTGAAACATCTAATTATGCTGTACCTTCAAGTAAATTTAATCAACAAGAAAATAAAATAAAAACCTATTTATTAAAAACAAAATCTGATCAATCTAAATATACCACAGCCATTCTTCTCATACGTGAAAATGATCCCATAAACGTTCAAGATTTAGAGAACATTCCTGTGCTTAGTAGCCCTATCCGGTTTATAACATCTAAGTCAAAAAAACTGTCTTATCAATGGACAAATTTCAAAGACTTCTGTATTAATAAAAGGATGTTTGTTATCGCTGAATCTAAAATAATTAATTTACCTTATTTTGTTTTTCATACACATAGATTCAATAAAAAATTAACCCCTATCGTATGGAATAAAAAAATTATTTTTAATAAAATCATTACTATGAATAATATTGATAATGTTTTTTATTACAAAACTAAAAGCGCCATATTAAAGAAAAAGAACAGCGTAGAAATTGGTCATATTTTTCAAATTGGAAAAAAATATTCTAAAGATAGAAACTTCTTAATTCAAGATAAGTACAATAAAAATAAATTATTATATATGGGTTGCTACGGAATAGGTATTAATAGAATTTTATCTTCAGTTATCGAGCAAAATCATGATAATCATGGAATTATATGGCCGCTTTGCATTGCACCATTTCAGGTATTTATTATTCCTATAAACATGCATAAATGTAAAAAAATAAAAGAAGTCGCAAAATCTATTTACAAGAAATTAATTCATGAAAAAATTGATGTTTTATTCGATAATCGAAAGGAAAGTATTGGAAAAATATTTGCAGATATGAATTTAATTGGCATTCCCTATGGGATTATTATTAGCCAAAATACAATAAAATCAAAAGAAATTGAATTTTATTGTAGAAAAAAAAATCAAAAAACTAGAATTTTGATATCTATGATTATTGGGCTAATTAAGACAATAATAAAAACTAAAAATTTATAA
- a CDS encoding EscU/YscU/HrcU family type III secretion system export apparatus switch protein yields the protein MLFVYCCFFFLLFYFNRKCIFFSFTRLIIAALSFNTDCSDIQKLFCLVFLPYIKNFILFISVLFVGICIILLLSPMLLYGKIVKIRFLKIRFTSFNFITNLSNKNFSHVFRRCASTFIKMIMIMYSSLYFMWYNYQKLDYLFNTSLSNNLIFSFNFICKYILVVMTVVFVIAISDTLFQYFQYFNSLKMTVREVRDEYKALEGNPLTKQRAQSLAQKLSNHSIISEFIQSDVIIFNTMNYAIAIQYVPTSMLAPRILTKGSGDMALRMIEVAKKNNIPVFISDSFVTYLYYNSSIGNYIPSNSHQSIAKILSWAWRLKRWQRRGGVYPAMPIISFDIE from the coding sequence ATTCTTTTTGTATATTGTTGTTTTTTTTTTTTATTATTCTATTTTAATAGGAAATGTATTTTTTTTTCTTTTACGAGATTGATAATAGCTGCTTTAAGCTTCAATACTGATTGCTCGGATATACAAAAATTGTTTTGTTTAGTTTTCTTGCCATATATAAAAAATTTTATTTTATTTATTTCTGTATTATTTGTTGGAATATGCATAATATTATTATTATCTCCTATGCTTCTTTATGGAAAAATAGTTAAAATTAGATTTCTAAAAATTAGATTTACTTCTTTCAACTTTATAACGAATCTAAGCAATAAAAATTTTTCACATGTATTTAGGCGATGTGCTAGTACTTTTATAAAGATGATAATGATTATGTATAGCTCTCTTTATTTTATGTGGTATAACTATCAAAAACTGGATTATTTGTTTAATACATCATTATCGAATAATTTAATATTCAGTTTTAATTTTATCTGTAAGTATATATTGGTAGTTATGACTGTTGTTTTTGTTATAGCCATCAGTGATACACTGTTTCAGTATTTTCAATATTTTAATTCTTTAAAAATGACCGTTCGGGAAGTTAGAGATGAGTATAAAGCATTAGAAGGAAATCCCTTAACTAAGCAGAGAGCTCAGTCTCTAGCACAAAAATTATCAAACCATTCTATTATATCTGAATTTATACAGTCGGATGTAATTATTTTTAATACCATGAATTACGCAATAGCTATACAATATGTTCCAACGAGTATGTTAGCGCCGAGAATATTAACTAAAGGGTCGGGCGACATGGCTTTAAGGATGATAGAGGTTGCTAAAAAAAATAATATTCCCGTATTTATTTCTGATTCTTTTGTAACTTATTTATATTACAACTCTTCTATTGGAAATTATATACCTAGTAATTCACATCAATCAATAGCAAAAATTTTATCTTGGGCTTGGAGATTGAAGCGCTGGCAAAGACGCGGAGGTGTTTATCCAGCCATGCCTATTATATCTTTTGATATCGAATAA
- a CDS encoding flagellar biosynthesis protein FlhA, which yields MIGNIFSFLSNFKKINNHLWYLLFIPVFILSILSMLILPLPPFVLDMFFTFNIASAIIILIVAIRTTNVLNFSSFPTILLFSTLFRLSLNVASTRVILLNGHTGSCCAGHVVESFGFVLIGGNFFIGFIIFIILIIINFLVITQGSGRIAEVGARFVLDALPGKQMAIDSDLNTGMISEKEAVKRRINVHREANFYGAMDGASKFIRGDAIAGIMIMVVNLIGGFVVGIVQHDMLFLEAAKVYSILTIGDGLVSQIPSLIVSIASGIILTRTGSKKIDVGTQVFHQLFNNAQIFFLSGVIFCVLSFIPGMPNFIFLFFSIHLLALSWYLDNKNIKNKMISRRSDCKESNIFNLSWDDVQFEPFSSIELSSIFFNPAYKEKYNYLLKNLFLLRKNIIRDFGFLIPDIRIVQNNKLKDGQYRILIKGVESGSGRIFLDKLLVIHHGENVISFPGKKIEESIFDSPAFWVDSFSEKDIIEKNILIVNPNNIIIMQLNNSLQSCLHELFGFQETQQLLDRVSKQYPQLVDHLIPGIISITTLQNVLKNLLRDKISIRDIITILNTLIKYGDKLKDNIEKLTHVCRIALRKLITQKFFLKNKYINVIGLSAEIENILLNVINNKSSQLEPIFSEKLIQQTKFSVVLQKKDKLPLVLLVNPRLRSILSELFAISVSNLTVLSFSEISEGRIVKINHIIGAQKL from the coding sequence TTGATAGGAAATATATTTTCTTTTTTATCGAATTTTAAAAAAATTAATAATCATTTGTGGTATCTTTTATTCATACCGGTATTTATTTTATCGATTCTTAGTATGCTTATTCTTCCCCTTCCCCCCTTTGTTTTAGATATGTTTTTTACTTTTAATATTGCATCAGCAATAATAATTTTAATCGTTGCTATACGCACAACGAATGTATTAAATTTTTCTTCGTTTCCCACTATTTTGCTTTTTTCAACTTTATTTCGATTATCTTTAAATGTTGCTTCTACGCGCGTGATTTTGTTAAACGGACATACTGGTTCTTGTTGCGCAGGTCATGTTGTTGAATCATTTGGGTTTGTTTTAATTGGCGGAAATTTTTTTATTGGTTTTATAATCTTTATTATTTTAATAATAATAAATTTTTTAGTTATTACCCAAGGTTCGGGAAGAATTGCAGAAGTGGGTGCTAGATTTGTTTTAGACGCTCTTCCAGGCAAGCAGATGGCTATAGATTCCGATTTAAATACTGGGATGATTTCTGAAAAAGAGGCTGTAAAAAGGAGGATTAATGTACATAGAGAGGCTAATTTTTATGGCGCTATGGACGGAGCTAGTAAATTCATCAGGGGAGATGCGATTGCTGGAATTATGATTATGGTAGTCAATTTAATTGGCGGATTTGTTGTGGGTATTGTTCAGCATGATATGCTATTTTTAGAAGCGGCTAAGGTATATAGTATCCTTACCATAGGAGATGGATTAGTTTCTCAGATTCCTTCTTTAATCGTGTCGATTGCTTCAGGTATTATTCTAACTCGCACAGGTTCTAAAAAAATTGACGTTGGGACTCAAGTTTTTCACCAGCTCTTTAATAATGCTCAAATATTTTTTTTAAGTGGTGTTATTTTTTGTGTGTTAAGCTTCATTCCTGGCATGCCTAATTTTATTTTTTTATTTTTTTCAATTCATTTATTGGCATTATCTTGGTATTTAGATAATAAAAATATTAAAAATAAAATGATTTCTAGAAGATCTGACTGTAAAGAATCAAATATATTTAATTTATCTTGGGATGACGTTCAATTTGAACCCTTTTCTTCTATAGAATTAAGTTCTATTTTCTTCAACCCGGCTTATAAAGAAAAATATAATTATTTATTAAAAAATTTATTTCTTTTAAGGAAAAATATAATTCGAGATTTTGGTTTTTTAATTCCAGATATTCGTATTGTTCAAAATAATAAGTTAAAGGATGGTCAGTATAGAATTTTAATCAAAGGCGTTGAATCAGGATCAGGACGCATTTTTTTAGATAAGCTCTTAGTCATTCATCACGGAGAAAATGTTATTTCTTTTCCTGGAAAAAAAATTGAGGAATCTATTTTTGATTCTCCTGCTTTTTGGGTAGACAGTTTTTCCGAAAAAGATATTATTGAAAAAAATATTTTAATTGTGAATCCAAATAATATTATTATTATGCAGTTAAATAATAGCTTGCAATCGTGTTTACATGAATTATTTGGTTTTCAAGAAACTCAGCAGTTGTTAGATCGAGTGTCCAAACAATATCCACAGCTAGTGGATCATTTAATACCTGGTATTATTTCCATTACTACACTTCAAAATGTTTTAAAAAATTTATTAAGGGATAAAATTTCTATTAGAGACATTATCACCATTTTAAACACTTTAATAAAATATGGTGATAAATTGAAAGACAATATTGAAAAATTAACGCATGTATGTCGAATAGCGTTAAGAAAATTAATTACTCAAAAATTTTTCTTGAAAAACAAATATATCAATGTTATTGGATTAAGCGCAGAGATAGAAAATATATTATTAAATGTAATTAACAATAAAAGCAGTCAATTAGAGCCTATTTTTTCAGAAAAATTAATTCAACAAACTAAATTTTCAGTGGTATTACAAAAAAAAGATAAACTACCTTTAGTTTTATTAGTTAATCCGCGCTTGCGCTCGATATTATCTGAATTATTTGCTATTAGTGTTTCTAATTTAACTGTATTGTCTTTCTCAGAAATTTCTGAAGGAAGAATAGTAAAAATTAATCACATTATTGGAGCTCAAAAACTATAA
- the argS gene encoding arginine--tRNA ligase: MNIKKFFTKEMKKIFNDNNIPASFNPVVQRNIKNNDVDYQVNGIIRLKNLNLLSVKQLVEKITDSLKNYNIYQKIYAHKSGFVNIRLKSSWLCEHANKMFNLKNFNFEKNKIQTIVVDYSSPNIAKELHIGHLRSTILGDVTARVMKFLGYTVIRQNHIGDWGTQFGILITQLKSQEKISIDNIESIYQKAYLKYKNNPDFLEKTEKNVVKLQNKNAKCIKIWKLLVKRTIQKNQLIYKKLNVLLKPSDIRGESFYNFMLPEIIADLKKKKIAVKDNGRVIVYLNNFKNRQGEKMGVVIQKKNKAYLYTTTDIACLKFRGHVLKANRIIYYVDSRQKQHLLQVWEIAKKANYVSRKMLLEHHSFGMILNKNKKPFQTRYGETIKLMDLLTEGISRAKKIIEKKNKNLTDKEITEIAENIGIGAIKYFDLSKNRASDYIFDWDQMLSLEGNTAPYIQYAYTRIQSVIKKAILPHAMDSYKINIFTIFERKLIMTILQFEETVHILEKKGTPHLMCNYLYELAGKFSNFYENCSILFVRETHIKVSRIKLSILTAKIIKKGLYLLGINTVPVM; this comes from the coding sequence ATGAATATTAAAAAATTTTTTACAAAAGAAATGAAAAAAATTTTTAACGACAATAATATACCCGCAAGCTTTAACCCAGTAGTTCAAAGAAACATAAAAAATAATGATGTTGATTACCAAGTTAACGGAATTATTAGACTGAAAAATTTAAATCTCTTATCCGTAAAGCAATTAGTAGAAAAAATTACTGATTCCCTCAAAAACTACAACATATATCAAAAAATATATGCACATAAATCAGGATTTGTTAATATTAGATTAAAATCTAGCTGGTTATGTGAACACGCCAATAAAATGTTTAATTTAAAAAATTTTAATTTTGAAAAAAATAAAATACAAACTATTGTTGTTGATTATTCTTCACCTAATATAGCAAAAGAACTACACATTGGTCATTTAAGATCTACTATCTTAGGAGATGTAACCGCTAGAGTCATGAAGTTTTTAGGTTATACTGTAATTCGACAGAACCATATAGGTGATTGGGGCACGCAATTTGGAATATTAATTACACAATTAAAATCACAAGAAAAAATATCTATCGATAACATCGAATCAATATACCAAAAAGCATATTTAAAATACAAAAATAACCCTGATTTTTTAGAAAAAACAGAAAAAAATGTCGTGAAACTACAAAATAAAAATGCAAAATGTATAAAAATATGGAAACTATTAGTAAAAAGAACAATACAAAAAAATCAATTAATATATAAAAAATTAAACGTTCTACTCAAACCTAGTGATATTCGGGGAGAAAGTTTTTATAACTTTATGTTACCAGAAATTATTGCAGATTTAAAGAAAAAAAAAATTGCAGTGAAGGATAATGGTCGCGTTATCGTGTATTTAAATAATTTTAAAAATCGTCAAGGCGAAAAAATGGGAGTAGTGATACAAAAAAAAAATAAAGCATATCTATATACTACAACAGATATTGCTTGTTTAAAATTTCGCGGACATGTATTAAAAGCAAATCGAATAATTTACTATGTTGATAGCAGGCAAAAACAGCATTTATTACAAGTGTGGGAAATCGCTAAAAAGGCAAATTACGTATCACGTAAAATGTTATTAGAGCACCATTCATTTGGTATGATTTTAAATAAAAACAAAAAACCTTTTCAAACTCGATATGGTGAAACAATAAAATTAATGGATTTGCTAACTGAAGGAATTAGTAGAGCGAAAAAGATAATAGAAAAAAAAAATAAAAACCTGACAGATAAAGAAATAACTGAAATTGCAGAAAATATTGGAATTGGTGCAATAAAATATTTCGATTTATCTAAAAATAGAGCATCAGATTACATTTTTGATTGGGACCAGATGTTATCGTTAGAAGGGAATACCGCTCCTTATATACAATATGCATATACTAGAATTCAATCTGTAATTAAAAAAGCTATCTTGCCCCATGCCATGGACTCATATAAAATAAATATTTTCACTATTTTTGAAAGAAAATTAATCATGACTATTTTGCAATTTGAAGAGACAGTACACATACTAGAAAAAAAAGGCACACCGCATTTGATGTGCAATTACCTGTACGAATTAGCTGGAAAATTTTCAAACTTTTACGAAAATTGTTCTATATTATTCGTAAGAGAAACGCACATCAAAGTTAGTAGAATTAAACTATCTATTTTAACTGCTAAAATAATTAAAAAAGGATTATATTTATTGGGAATCAATACAGTGCCAGTAATGTAA
- the dnaQ gene encoding DNA polymerase III subunit epsilon, protein MNQEKLRQVILDIETTGMNQQGCVYLNHKVIEIGIIELVNRKYTGKYLHYYLNPGRTVDPEAYKIHGISDSFLLPKPTFRDVCANVINFINNSEIIVHNAAFDISFLDYELSFVDSLNKNISHLSIITDTLVIARQLFPGKKNSLDALCRRYKIFNVNRKFHSALLDAKILMKIYLYLTSRQNEIEFQVHESVLNIKTINKKNINTNTSLKITYASQSECTKHSEYMQRIQKK, encoded by the coding sequence ATGAACCAGGAAAAATTAAGACAAGTTATTCTGGATATAGAAACAACAGGAATGAACCAACAAGGTTGCGTCTATTTAAATCATAAAGTTATTGAAATTGGTATAATTGAATTAGTTAATAGAAAATATACTGGCAAATATTTACATTACTACTTAAATCCAGGTCGAACAGTTGATCCCGAGGCATATAAGATTCACGGAATTTCTGACAGTTTTTTACTACCAAAACCAACTTTTCGCGACGTATGTGCTAATGTTATTAATTTTATTAATAATTCGGAAATTATTGTACATAATGCTGCTTTTGATATTAGTTTTTTAGATTATGAATTAAGTTTTGTAGATAGTTTAAATAAAAATATTAGTCACCTCAGTATAATTACTGACACTTTAGTAATTGCTAGACAATTATTTCCGGGAAAAAAAAATTCTTTGGATGCACTATGCCGAAGATATAAAATATTTAATGTTAATAGAAAGTTTCATAGCGCTTTATTAGATGCTAAAATATTAATGAAAATATATTTATATTTGACTAGTCGTCAAAATGAAATTGAATTTCAAGTTCATGAAAGCGTTTTAAATATAAAAACAATTAATAAAAAAAATATAAACACCAATACATCTTTAAAAATTACCTATGCTTCTCAGTCTGAGTGTACTAAACATAGTGAATACATGCAAAGGATTCAAAAAAAGTAA